From Astyanax mexicanus isolate ESR-SI-001 chromosome 11, AstMex3_surface, whole genome shotgun sequence, the proteins below share one genomic window:
- the cd28 gene encoding T-cell-specific surface glycoprotein CD28, giving the protein MIAILVLTIAGLPLGIALSVSQPYYVVGSNGQVSMHCIFKTKIQPQEMQVSLYKGLYGKERICSTSVNISSSQLETNERVHCRANVSNGRVDLTIFGLKGEDTDIYRCRVDIIFPPPYLRQFGNGTLVYIPESPDCPTSKTEARIQEKPEITPVQTPTSNLFLLCAILIITTLILILQVIIMILSPSKSSHVPQIVPQKNEYSNFW; this is encoded by the exons ATGATTGCCATCCTGGTACTAACGATCGCAGGCCTCCCATTGGGGATTG CCCTCAGTGTTTCACAGCCGTACTATGTGGTTGGGAGTAATGGACAAGTATCTATGCACTGCATTTTCAAGACCAAAATACAACCACAAGAAATGCAGGTGTCCCTGTATAAAGGTCTCTATGGGAAAGAGAGGATCTGCAGTACTTCTGTCAACATCTCATCCTCCCAGTTAGAGACAAACGAGAGGGTGCATTGCAGAGCTAATGTAAGCAATGGCAGAGTGGACCTGACCATCTTTGGCTTGAAGGGGGAGGACACAGACATCTATCGATGCCGAGTGGACATCATCTTCCCACCTCCATACCTCCGGCAGTTTGGGAATGGGACTCTGGTGTATATTCCAG AGAGCCCAGACTGCCCCACTTCTAAAACTGAGGCTAGAATTCAGGAGAAACCAGAGATCACCCCCGTCCAAACCCCCACATCGAACCTTTTCCTGCTCTGTGCAATTCTCATAATCACCACCCTCATCCTCATTCTACAG GTAATAATCATGATCCTGTCGCCGTCAAAGTCCAGTCATGTGCCTCAGATAGTTCCACAGAAGAATGAATACAGCAACTTCTGGTGA